The window GACAAAGAGGTAGTCAGCAGTGTAATACGGGAAGGTCCGCAACGAATAGAAGAATTAATAAAATGGGGCGCAAACTTTGATAAAGAAAATGGCATATTGGTCTGCACAAAAGAAGGGGGACATAGCTTTACGAGAATACTCAGGGCAAGGGGGGACTCAACAGGTAAAGAGATCGAGGATACTCTCATAAAGGAGGTATTAAACCATTCGAATATCGAGGTTCTTGAGTATACATTTGCCATTGATCTCCTCATAGATAATAATTCTTGTAAAGGTATCCTGGCCTGGAGAAAAAAGGAGGGAAAAATAATCATACGTGCTAAATCTGTTATATTAGCTTCAGGTGGTTGCGGACAGGTTTACAGAGAAACCACAAATCCGGAAGTATCAACCGGAGATGGGATTGCGATAGCTTACCGCGCGGGAGCAATGCTTCAGGATCTGGAATTTATGCAATTTCATCCGACAACACTGTATGTAGCTGGAGCGGAAAGAGTCCTGATTTCTGAGACAGTTCGGGGAGAGGGTGGAATTTTACGAAATAAGTATGGTGAGAGATTTATGCCCAAATACGATTCAAAAGCAGAATTAGCTCCGAGAGATATTGTCAGTAAGAGCATTTTACATGAAATACGAAAGACGAATTATACCCATGTTTTTCTTGATGTGAGACATATTTCAAAAGAGAAGCTGAGTAAGAGATTTCCTAAAATTAAAGAACTTTGTGCCTCGTTTGGTATCGATATATCCAAACAATTGATACCGGTGCATCCAAGTGCACACTATATTATTGGTGGTGTGAAAGTAGATCAAAAGGGCAGGACAAGCATTAAAAATTTGTATGCGACGGGTGAAGTTGCATGTACAGGATTACATGGTGCAAACCGCCTGGGTAGCAACTCACTATTAGAGGGTCTGGTCTTTGGCTACAGGATTGGTAAACAGATCGGTACAAGAGTTGATACGATAAAGACAGAAGATTTATCATCCAGCTTTTTCCAGGAATCTTTACAGAAGCATAGATATGGTGAACTTGATTTGGAAGATGTAAAAAATTCACTCAGAAGTATTATGTGGAGGTATCTCGGAATTGAAAGAGAGGGAAAATATATTGCTGAAGCAGTTAAAAATATTACTCATTGGTCTAAATATATTATGGACAATGAATTTTCAACTCCACTTGGTTGGGAAGTCCAGAATATGTTGATTGTTACCCGGTTAATTTGTGTTTCAGCTTCAAAAAGGCGTGAATCAAGGGGCGTACACTTCCGTTTAGACTTTCCTGAATGTGATGATGAAAAGTGGAAAAAACACATAACCGTTTGTAATGGAAAATATGGTTTTGAACCATGTTGACCGATTTCTCATCAGTCTTATATCGTGGATTATGAGAAATCTAAGGATATATCTAGTGCATCGGCAGAGTGGGTTATCCTGCCGACCGAGATTCTATCTACACCGGTCTTTGCATACGCTTCAACATTATCAAGTGAAATGTTGCCTGAAGCCTCTATCAAGGTGTGTTTAACTGGAGTTCTTTTTTCAGCCTCTTCATATTCCTCAATTATCTTTGTGGCTTTTACCATTTCTGATGGGCTCATATTATCCAGCATAATAATGTCAACCCCCGCTTCCAGGACCATTTTAATACTGCTGATATCTTCAACTTCGACCTCTATGAGAACTTTATTCCCGGTAACTTTCCTGGCTCTTTGCACAAGCCTGTAAATAGTTGATACACTGCCTTTCCTGGGCAGATCTGTGCTCTCAGTCTCATGTCGATCAATTC is drawn from Candidatus Scalindua sp. and contains these coding sequences:
- the nadB gene encoding L-aspartate oxidase codes for the protein MLKKYLVSFDSKRLKHVYTDTLIIGSGIGGLSTAIQAAEGGSVLIVSKAKINENSTEYAQGGIAVCLNPEDSFANHINDTLDTGQGLCDKEVVSSVIREGPQRIEELIKWGANFDKENGILVCTKEGGHSFTRILRARGDSTGKEIEDTLIKEVLNHSNIEVLEYTFAIDLLIDNNSCKGILAWRKKEGKIIIRAKSVILASGGCGQVYRETTNPEVSTGDGIAIAYRAGAMLQDLEFMQFHPTTLYVAGAERVLISETVRGEGGILRNKYGERFMPKYDSKAELAPRDIVSKSILHEIRKTNYTHVFLDVRHISKEKLSKRFPKIKELCASFGIDISKQLIPVHPSAHYIIGGVKVDQKGRTSIKNLYATGEVACTGLHGANRLGSNSLLEGLVFGYRIGKQIGTRVDTIKTEDLSSSFFQESLQKHRYGELDLEDVKNSLRSIMWRYLGIEREGKYIAEAVKNITHWSKYIMDNEFSTPLGWEVQNMLIVTRLICVSASKRRESRGVHFRLDFPECDDEKWKKHITVCNGKYGFEPC